The region ACTTGTGCTCCGATTAGGGCCCACATCAAACGTATTATCGCAGTGAACATGAGCGAAGTTGGGGAGATAAAGTTTCCCCAAATCGACCTGTTACCACTTTCATTAGTCTCCATCTGGTTTCGAAGCGATCGGTCCACATTGTGTCGTGATTTATTCCGTTTGGTGTCCTTAGGGTTCAGTAAGTTTctgatttcttttatttgtttaaggATATCAAAAATCAGATTCCTTGTCATAGCGCtactttaatttaatagtgatatttttattacaaaattaaatatcctttccaattttttaagaagtttAATAATGTGATATTAAATCGCCTTGATTTTGGTAAGATTTTTGCTTATAAAAGTATTTCCTTACATTTTTCGCTTTAAACTTTTACAactattttttgaataatgaAACTTTTCCTTActttaactatttaaaaatggttaaaatgCTCAGACACTTTAAAATGACGAcaaaagtataaaatatttaaaatatatataggcATTTGAATTACCAACTTAAAAAAGTAACTTACACGAAGTtgaaatattacatttaaattgtcTTAGTTGTTTTGCACTCAGATAAAAGTTAAGATAAACTATACAAAAGTCGAATTTAAACTGTACATATGGACTAGTTAATACCTAGAAAAAAAACTGCCAGCAATAACGGTTCTCTGAAAGGGTAAAAAACAGGAAGAGCCTTCAAAGATTATAGCCAACTCCACGATTTATTTGGTAATCAACGGCTGTCACTCAACGTATCACCATTAGATGCCAGATATTTCTGTGTACTTAGCCAACGTTTGGAATCGTACCTATTTACTTAATCAGGGGAAAAACACTTAATTTTGGAGGCGGTGGAATAGTGTGTTATCAAATTGACATGTCTACAATGTCTGCCTCGTCACTAAACAAGTGATCTGTCTTAGTCTGCTATTAATTGTATAGCACATTTGGCTTTTTTTATTGCCTTATATATTAAAGATTGGTGTATTTCCACCCTGATAGCAGTTTTAAGAACGCCCCTTTTGTCTGTCAGgctatgtaattaaaaagccaACACTATCAACCGTACTAAAACAACAATACTTTTAAAACACATTTGTTTAGCAAGCACAAATAGCCGTTTTGCAGAATGACTAAGAAAACCTTTAGAGGAAgaagttaataaaattatgtgtCCGAATTATTCGAAAGTCTTATCAATCGGCGTTTAATACATTTCTAGGTTTTTGTCCGATTTTGGAGATTAGAAAAATCAGTTTGACTTATTAGCGAAACCCCACGAAGGAATTCTCTGAAGAAGGTccataaattaataacaaacgcAATATGTACTACAATctttcataaataaaattgactAGTATTGGTTGGCGCTTGCAGAAAGTCAAAACCTCCAAGTAAACAATAAGGTTTCAATgtcagaaaatataattaatccTTTGCGTAATAATTACAGTTTGAGTAGGGAGATTTATTTTCTGAGGAAAATTTGCAATAGCGGGATCAAACTTGAGTGTTAGCCCAGGTGTTTCCGGACCACTGACTTGTTGAGATACTGCCTCAGGCAGATATGACAATCGGCGCTGTTCCAAGAGGCTTTTACCCCCTTCACGTGTCTCGCCTTGGTCACAGGAATTGTGTCACCACCTTCGATCTGGAACCAACTAAGTAAATCCAAGGACAGTGCCGTAGAAGTGCATCGGaaattacttaataataaCGGATCGTAATCAAAGCTGTATTTACGCGTTGGGTgacatttgtttttacttaGAAATAGGGTGGGTTACGGGGCGTCCACTTGAAGATTAGTAATTGGTTTTCCGCCCTATAGGGACACATATTTGCACAGAAAAAATGGAACggttatttttataacaaaaactataatataaaatattattaaaagttatgTGTGGACTAAAATTATAACTAAAACTACCCGGTTTGCTTTTAAAACGTTTACTCGAAGTATCAAAATATTCTGGACCATACAAGACATTACGTTCGGTTGAAACGTGAATTAAAGAGATTTCTATGGATTTTTGAACATAGTAAGGCCCTTTTTTTCAAAGTACACCTGCTAGGACTGAAGTGGGCCGGTCGCCCTTTTGCCGGTGGGTCGGCTAGCAAACAAATTGAGATTGGGGCACCGCTTTGCTGTACCACCTTATCAGATTACATATGTGGGAATACGTATATGGGCCAGTTCAAGTGCAAAATGCACACAAATAGCGCCACTCCGACCAAAACAAGGCACAACAAAAATATTGAGATTTCGATCCGATGCCAATGCCGGAGAGAGTGTGGATCGGGAGAAGGCAGCCCCGATGATACTACATACACTATTCGCTGCCCAATAGCCTATGGATGGGTTCGCCCTGGAACGGGAGGCGCTACCCTGATAAGATAATGCACGTGTAAGAGCACTCGTCAAGTCGAGTGTCGGTGAGCATTACTGGACGTGTATTGATTTCGAATGCCTGCCATATAAGGtggaaaatctttaaattcgCGCGATTCGGCGGTCCGAGCAGCATTACAGTTCTCCAGGGAGGCGACATCGGTTTCAATTTTAACTGCGGATCCTGCTCGAGTGGGATTTACTTCGTTTTGAAGGATTTTTTCTGTAAGGATGTGCACAAGTGACGACCATAAGTTTAGTCCCCAGAGGCAAAGTGATTAAATCCCGCTGCTAGTGACGTGGTGTCGTAATCATTACTGCGAAAAGTGTCAGCCGTGATTACATAGcagatacaaataaataaattaattagctTCGCCAATGCGACAGAATTAAATTGTTCATagctcaattaaaataatttggtaATTTATCGCATTAAATAATGAACAGACTGCAGTTCCGccttcgtttaactttttgCTGTATTATGAACTCCAAACGATGAGTATAGATTTTACCGGATAATGATTCGATAACGTGATGATTTAAAAAGTGGCGGATAATGTGATGAAGAGTTGCTGAATGGGGACGCGATGATGGGAATGTTTTGGGCTTCCTCGCATATGGTGACGTTTTAGTCATGGCCCAAAGAAATCAAGTCAGGGCCAAGTTCTGACCGTTTGAACTTGCACCCGATTGAATTACAAATGGGGATAGCATCATTAATCCAAGTCAACTGAATTGCTAATGAGGCACTTTCGCTTTTTCACTCTCACGCTCTTGCAGCTGCTTCTGTACACTTCAAGTCGGCCAGATGCCCTCATTAAGCCGCGAGGAGGAGAGCGGAGTGCAGTATTCCTACACGGAAGTCAGTACGTTTCAGATAAGCGAAGGAAACACTCGAAATATGGCTCCCGAACCGGTCAAGTCCGGTCGCATTTTTCTGGCTGCCGTGGCAGGTGAGTGCAAAATGCGGTAGCTAATTTTTAGCTAATGAAATAAATCAAGTATTAAGTATAGTAACAGGGTTTACTCCAATACAAAACATTTACGTTTAGACATACATGAATTCTTGAAAAAGCAATACATTTAACATTTCggaaaaaaatctaaaaatacatttgttgAAACAAACATATACGTACTTTTCGGTCATTCCCAcgatatatatttaagatgttattttttatatttccatcCCAGGGATTTTGGCATTTGTTTTTtgagaaataattataaattttagaaTAAAAATACCAACAAAAAACAGCAGGGAAGCAAAATCAAATAAGTAAATGAAACATATAAGattgtaaattaaaacatttaagtgatataaatacttttttgtttatctATTTAGCCAACTTATCCGCATTTGTGGTGGGCACCACCCTTGGATGGACCTCTCCTATTGGACCCAAGCTCAAGGCTGAGGACACTTCGGACTCGCCGCTGAGCAGACCCATCACCTCCGATGAAGATGCCTGGATCTCGTCCCTGATTGCCGTCGGAGCCCTGGTGGCGCCCTTCGTGGCCGGTCCATTGGCCGACCGCATTGGTCGGAAGTGGGTGCTGCTCTCCAGCAGCCTCTTCTTCGTCCTGGCCTTCGGCTTGAACATGGTGGCCTCCCAGGTGTGGATCCTCTACATGTCTCGACTGATTCAAGGCTTCGGCGTCGGCTTCGTGATGACCGTGCAGCCAATGTACGTGGGTGAGATCTCCACGGACAATGTGCGCGGTGCTACCGGATCCCTGATGCAGCTCTTCATTGTGGGTAAGTCCAACAAACAGTTATGAGATTCCGTTAATTATGAAATTATCAAATGAAATCAACtacttaatataaaaatattttggactttaaagagtatataaactatttaaattttaattcctCCTAAGTCACTAAGACTAGGTCACAACATATTTTTCCAAGTCAAGAAGCAAAAAATATTGGTAATATGTATAAAgtggcttggaaataatatttgaagtaaaaatttaatttgaaaggCTACCAGGGATAGTTTGTGTCATTATTATAAATGTCGACTATAATGCTATTATTGCTCGTTATTGCGCGATCTCATTTTGAATGCAATTTTTTCCTCAGCTGGAATCCTGTATGTCTACGCCATCGGACCGTATGTTTCCTACCAAGCTCTGCAGTGGTGCTGCATTGTGGTGCCCGTGGCCTTCGACGTGGTCTTCTACCTGATGCCCGAGAGTCCCTACTACCTTGCCGGAAAGGGTCGCAAGTCGGAGGCCCTGAAGTCGCTGCAATTCCTCCGAGGCCAGAGTTCCGAGGGCGTGCACGACGAGATGGCCGAGATCCAGGCCAACGTGGAGGAGGCGATGGCCAACAAGGGCACAATGATGGATCTGTTTAAGAACGCAGGCAACCGCAGGGCCCTGTTCATTTGTGCCGGCTTGATCTCCTTCCAGCAGTTGTCGGGCATCAAcgtggtgctttttaacagcCAGTCGATCTTCGCTAGTGCCAACACCGGGCTCGATCCCGCCATCGCGACCATTATCATCGGCTGTGTCCAGGTGGGCTCCTCGGCACTGACTCCTTTGGTGGCCGATCGCCTGGGCAGGAAGGTCATGTTGCTGACGTCCTCCAGTGTGATGTCTATCGGACTGGCGGCCCTCGGAGGATTCTTCTACATGCAGCTGGTTAAAGGCGACATCTCCAGCGTGGTTTGGATGCCGGTTCCTGCCCTGATCATATACAACATTGTGTACTGCACGGGCTTTGGACCGCTTCCGTGGGCGGTGCTTGGAGAGATGTTTCCGGCGAACATCAAGTCGGCGGCGTCCTCAGTGGTGGCCAGCACCTGCTGGACCCTGGGCTTCCTGGTCACCTTCTTCTACCCCAGCCTGGACGCGCTGGGATCATACTACGCCTTCTGGCTCTTTGCCGTCTGCATGGTGGTGGCATTCTTCTTCGTCCTCTTCGTTGTGATGGAGACGAAGGGCCTCAGTCTGCAGGAGATCCAGGATCGACTCAACGGCAAGCGTAACTAGGAAGCTGATTCTGTATTTTAAGTGCCCTTGATTCCATAGTGATCTTTAGCGTACGTCTAAGGTCAATTCGCAAGTATTTTATTGGTTAGTTTGTAAGCCTGAACTCAATTGTTACACGTTTTCCTGTTAATTTGTAAACAAGAGGttagtaataataattattataaagctCAAAAGGCGGTTTTACTGGTGTAAAAAATggataacaaaacaaaagagaaCGCAATAGTTAAGTGgttcgactatcagataaaccaaccaaattatataatatttacactgaaaaaatattgaacaagaaaggaaattaacttcggcaagccgaagtttgtatacccttgcaggtatgagaaataatcaactttagtaacaccatgtacaatttttaagaattgttgctgatttcagtgatattaaaaagaaattatttcattcttatttGTAGAcctttttttacatctatatgttaggatagtccgatttttattaaattgaattcgaaattgaatatgttaaaaaacaccagagatataattttttcatgttattttaccactaattttcagattgtttttatggcagctatatgatatagtcatccgattttgataaaatttaattcgaaattcagttttctaattaaaaaatggttttaccTGCAAtataaagaagacttttgggaaagtttcagcccgatagctgagataactgagagactagcttgcgtagaaacggacagacagacggacggacatggctcgatcgactcgtctagtgtcgagtggggtcggaaacgactccttcactgcgttgactgaaatcattataccctctgcaagggtatacaagtgTCTGAGGCGTAAACTATTGCGATTTTTTCTAGGCGTGATACGACTGATGTATTTATAAGCACTAATAGAATCAGAACCTGAATTTTAGTTGTTTAGCAAAAAACTTGGTCACCTAGCATTCTGAGCGCGTTAGATTGGGCGTGGACTCCAAGGATCTGTAAGCTCAATTAATGGATTGTTTAATAATGCGATTATGGCAAAGCTTATTGACTTAATCAACAGCAGCCGAGGATCTTCAGGGACGCATCAGCACCATCGCGGAGGAACTCCAAGCACTGAGCTAGGGGGTCCAACAACAGGAAAACAAGGTCGGTACAAACAAGTTcctgaaaaacaaatatttaatcgAATCCCCGAAAATATGCAGTGAAATTTATTTGGCTCTCGGCTGAAATCGCCGCGAAGCttcgtttttattaaatttaactttaaaatataaattgaatgCAAGCCAAGTTCGGTAAACATCGCAGGTGCATGATACATacaaaccattttaaaaatatcggTACGATTAGAAAAGTTCAATGCAAATctatcttatatttattatttttacaaatcaagcctgaattaaaataaaatttaattataaattttaatatcagGAGTGATTTCTTGTAAGAACATAAACGCTGATGAGTTACCTAATGTTATTATGTTAATATCACCATATACAACAACCAAATACAAAAGTAAATTAACCTCAGCTATATATCAAGTATCTTGCTATTTGAGACACCATTTACAAAACTATGTAGCCCGGCATAAGTTAATCTTAATTAACCAAGCATACCATTGTCTAGATAACAAAAATacagaaacacaaaaaactaaaaaactgTGTGTCCAGGATGACTCAGAGCTCAAAAGATGACGCGTTAGCCGAAATGGATTTGATCTTTCTGGACACCATACTGCCAAGGTGCTGCAAGGACATTACCACCACTCAAGCGTTCTACAAGGACTACACGGGCGATAAGCCTAACCGAACCGTCACCGCGTTTCGGCGGCAAACGGATCCTGCTCTGATTTCGGGCCATTACGCAAACAATCTGAAAGTTCGGGGGCAGGAGTTGAAGACGAGGACATGGCCACGATCCATGGACTGGCGTGAGGAGTACGCCCAGTTCGTCAAGCGCAACAAGTGGTGCAACGAGGAGATTTACAAGCTCTTTTTTGTGCACCCGCCCGTCGACTACCACCAAATCAAGGAATATCTCCGGGACCTGCTCAAAACTACGTACATCTCGGACTACTCACCCAACCAGTACAAGTCGCTCAAAAGCCAGCGAAAGCAAAGAATACGGCTCGACGCTGACGGCATTGACTATCAGACGACCTATGGCAATTATCACAACCGCATTCAGGAGGAGGATCCGTTCAAGTCGAACCTTATTCTGGAACCAGAGCCAAGTAGCAAGAAGATGGACATTGACAAATTTGCCAAGGAGATGCGCAAACTGTTCACCAAGTACAATCTTACCACATATTACGACACTATCTGCCTCCCAGCGTTGATAAAGGCCAAGGATGGTATAATGCCATCGGGACCGATCGATCGCTACACCCTTCGCAAGCATTAAATGGAACTCAGTTCACCGCGATAATTGCTTAGGGTTCGTAAAATTTTACTGATATAGCAATTGtgattaaataaatacgcATTACCCGTTATTTGCACTGTGTAATTCAATCACCTCGATCAATACCATAAGCTCTTATGAGCCATGTTTTAatgtaaataagtaaatttttcaaagtaaataattttcttaagtttattGAAGCACATTCTGAAAATAACTACAAattgtttcttaaatttaCGGCAAAATAGCTTATAAATAGGAATaaatatctagaattaagaaAACTATTCTGAACAAGAacggaagttaacttcggcaagtcgaagtttgtatatccttgcagttataaaaaataatcaataattttattaaattgaattcgaaattattaaaaatataaaaaagagccccaaagctataatttgtttcacattatttccctcaaattatccgatcgttcctatgacagctatatgatgtagtcgtccgattttaataaaatttaattcgaaattcagagctaattaaaaagtgttattttcaagcttataaggttttatgttaaaaaacactaaagatatcATATCATGTTTACCGACtaatttccgattgttcctatatgatatagtcgaccgattttgataaaatttaattcgaaattcagaactaatttaaaaatgttatatccaagcttagaaaggtatatgttaaaaaaaataaaaaacgactatatcatatagctgtcataggaacaatcgggaaattagtgggaaaatactagttcctatgggagctatatgatttagttGTCCGTTCCggcttttggaaaagtttcagcccgatagctttaaaactgagagactagtttgcgtagaaacaaaatatacatatatcgcgtagaagtaacttctaagtcacttttGAGCGATAGAAAGGCATAGAAaggatagcacacatttcgatcgcgaagaagtaacttctgagacacttctggacgatagttagacgatagcacacaattaaaaaaaaaaaaacaaaattatggCCGGCAAAAGAAGATAGAATGGAATTTGAAAACATGGTTTTTGCTCTTGGTTGTCTATTTTTTTGGCGTCCAGACTGTGTCTCAGCAGGTACAGTGTTCGAATCAAAACACAAGAGTAaacccttttttatttaaccaattattttttctgtatataatatttagaaCAATAATatggtaaatatattttatatattaatatatacttaaaattaataaggtaaaatattttataagaaaaacaatttttgggaATAATTTATATCAACAATAATTGGTAGATTAAATAAGTttacatttaatataatattaataatattcaaaaagtaaagagaaaataatattcataataaataaaatacttaagaCAGTTGCTTCTGTGAACCTTATGTTTTCGGCCCTCGTTACTTAAAGGTTCACTAAATAGATAGTTCACTGTATGTTCAGAAACAACGCTCGCttgctaaaaaaaaagatcgcgaagaagaaagaaaaaaagcTCTAACCTACGCTTTTATATTTCGACTAAGCGTCACTTTGTTTCGcgagttaaattttttttcttcaatttgcgtatttacaaaatattgctTGTATTAAAtgaacttttaataatattgagAAAAATTTATATGAGATTCGCGAACCTTGAAGAAGACACCGAAAGAAGTTGTAGGCCGAAATATGGGTGACGGCTTTTATACTCATTATGGCTTGTCTGACGTGCGTACagattttttaacattaattGATTATGaatcagaaataattaatataaatgtaaatgttgATGTCTTGCCTTTATGTAAAAGTTCGTTTAAAACCGTTTGGCCCATATTGTGAAATGTTTTGTTGATAGGGTTATTCAAAGCCGGAAAACGCTGACTACCTGAGTGAATAAATGAAGTAAAGGGACTTTCAGAAACTGCGTTCCagtaaaatataaagtatacAGCGTAGGCATCAGATGCTTTATTATGAATGCTCCAGCCCGATCATTTGATTTGGCAAAAAAGGGACATTCAGGCTATTATTCCTGCACAAGGTGCCTTTAGAAGgggaaaatggtaaaaaaacgagttgtttttttaaaagttggaATGGGCCCTTTTCGCGATAACAGCTCATTTAGAAGCAGAAGTCAACCTGAACATCATAGCAGGAAAGAATTAACAATTTGAGAAAAACTTTCTATAGATATTGTTAAACAAGTTGGGTTAGACTATATGCATGTTGTTTGCTTTGGAGTAGTAAGGACCCTCCTTAAATCTTGGGTAAAAAAATGGGAGAACAATATTCCCTAATATCCTGGAAAATTGGTGAGCTTTCAAACGAgcttctaaatttaaaaaatcttggCCGAACGAATATTTTCGTGAGTCCAGCTTATTGGACGAACTGGATcttttaatagtttttgttATAGAAGTATTCTCTTCATGACTTGTAATTTTCATTACTTGCTCTATATTCACGAGGAAGCAAAATCCTTTGGGTCAATAGAAACAATAAGATTTCCGTTTTGAAAATGACctgcaaattataaaaaaaacaggttaaaaaatcaaataatgcTGCTTCCCTAATTTATAAGAGACGTGCTGAAAAGAGTTATACCGTCAAAAGAAAGCAAGCATATACATATTTAGTCGACAACTTTATGATAAGGAGGAATTGTATTCATttgtaaaaactaaaaacttttaCTTCTCAATTGAAATTCGTCGTAAGTCGTAATTAACCAAATTTAAgagaaagaaaatgttcaCTTTTTAATGAGCCTTATAATTCATcaaattttgacatttttaaagcATATGCAATTTTAACAGATAAAAGTATTAGCTTCACCCTtagcgaaataaaaaacaatgcaataatattaaaaaacacacaaaacactTTCTCAATTTTTTACCTTAACctggaaattaaaaacaaataatgacCTATTAAAACTTCcccgatccgaatgcgatatcgccgaagtgaatGTCGAagtggaagtgtcgccgaagtaaCTTCTGGAAGTTCCTTAGAAGTGACATAAAACATGCTTGTAGAGAAGCAGAACCAGAAGGTCCTTTCCCTATTGGAAATCTtgaaaaaaacttgtttttacatgtcggcaatattttgcatttattttttctataaggGTTTGAGCGCTTCTAGACACGGCCTTAGCACGTCGAAAATGCTGCTTTGGTCCAGAGTTAACTTTCCTTGACGCGCCCGGCAGGATGTCCATGTAGGGAGCGTCCCACCGGTCATGCTTCATGTTTACATACATTTTACTTTCACTTTCAATTTAAAAGAACCGTTCACCTGACATCGTGTCCACCGCAGGGCACTTgattattgtttgttttctgtcttaaaaacgg is a window of Drosophila biarmipes strain raj3 chromosome 3R, RU_DBia_V1.1, whole genome shotgun sequence DNA encoding:
- the LOC108027342 gene encoding facilitated trehalose transporter Tret1, whose amino-acid sequence is MPSLSREEESGVQYSYTEVSTFQISEGNTRNMAPEPVKSGRIFLAAVAANLSAFVVGTTLGWTSPIGPKLKAEDTSDSPLSRPITSDEDAWISSLIAVGALVAPFVAGPLADRIGRKWVLLSSSLFFVLAFGLNMVASQVWILYMSRLIQGFGVGFVMTVQPMYVGEISTDNVRGATGSLMQLFIVAGILYVYAIGPYVSYQALQWCCIVVPVAFDVVFYLMPESPYYLAGKGRKSEALKSLQFLRGQSSEGVHDEMAEIQANVEEAMANKGTMMDLFKNAGNRRALFICAGLISFQQLSGINVVLFNSQSIFASANTGLDPAIATIIIGCVQVGSSALTPLVADRLGRKVMLLTSSSVMSIGLAALGGFFYMQLVKGDISSVVWMPVPALIIYNIVYCTGFGPLPWAVLGEMFPANIKSAASSVVASTCWTLGFLVTFFYPSLDALGSYYAFWLFAVCMVVAFFFVLFVVMETKGLSLQEIQDRLNGKRN
- the LOC108027460 gene encoding uncharacterized protein LOC108027460, whose protein sequence is MTQSSKDDALAEMDLIFLDTILPRCCKDITTTQAFYKDYTGDKPNRTVTAFRRQTDPALISGHYANNLKVRGQELKTRTWPRSMDWREEYAQFVKRNKWCNEEIYKLFFVHPPVDYHQIKEYLRDLLKTTYISDYSPNQYKSLKSQRKQRIRLDADGIDYQTTYGNYHNRIQEEDPFKSNLILEPEPSSKKMDIDKFAKEMRKLFTKYNLTTYYDTICLPALIKAKDGIMPSGPIDRYTLRKH